The Etheostoma spectabile isolate EspeVRDwgs_2016 chromosome 23, UIUC_Espe_1.0, whole genome shotgun sequence genome includes a window with the following:
- the b2m gene encoding beta-2-microglobulin encodes MKTFVCAVLLGMLCIPPSIAKESSPKVQVYSREPGHFDKDNTLICHVSGFHPPEITIELLKNEQAMPGAKQTDLAFEENWHYHLTKNVPFTPKQGDKFACRVTHMGKSNTYVWESDM; translated from the exons ATGAAGACATTTGTCTGCGCAGTTCTCCTCGGAATGCTCTGTATTCCTCCTTCAATCGCCAAAGAAT CGTCACCCAAAGTTCAGGTGTACAGCCGGGAACCAGGACACTTTGATAAAGACAACACTCTCATCTGTCATGTGAGCGGCTTCCACCCACCAGAGATCACCATTGAACTGCTCAAGAACGAACAGGCTATGCCAGGAGCCAAGCAGACCGACCTGGCCTTCGAGGAGAACTGGCACTACCATCTAACCAAGAACGTGCCCTTTACCCCAAAGCAAGGAGACAAGTTTGCCTGCAGAGTGACTCACATGGGAAAGTCCAACACTTACGTCTGGG AATCAGATATGTAA